The Streptomyces sp. A2-16 sequence GGCCAGGGCGGAGGGGGTGCCGACGTGGCCGCGCTGCGGGCCGAGCGCGATGACGGTCTCGCGCAGCGACCAGCTGTGTGCCTCCGCCTTCGCCCGCCATTCGGCCACGACCGCGCGCGGGTCGGCGATGCGCCGTGCGCCGAAGGAGCCGTCGTTGTCGCTGACGACGGGGTCCTCCTTGGGCAGCGGCCCGTCGGCGTCGCGATCGGACAGGTCGATGCCCCACAGCAGCCCTGCGATCCCCAACGCCGTTGCGGGGGTGACCTGTTGGAGGCGGATCCAGCGCTTCTTCTCCCGGGCCTCCTCCTCGGTGGCACCGATGATGATCTCCGTGCCGGGCAGGATCCGCAGGTCGTCGTCGGGCCGCCCTGCGGCGCGCAGACGGGTGCGGATGTCCTCGGCGAAGGCCAGGGCGTCGTCGAAGTCGGTGCCGTGCGCGGAGAAGATGACGTCGGCGTTGCGGGCCGCGAAGTCGCGCCCTTCGCCGGAGTCACCGGCTTGGAAGATGACCGGGTGGCCTTGTGCGCTGCGCGGCAGGGTCGGCGCGAGGTCGACGTCGAACTGTGCTCCCCGGTGGCGCACTTGGCGTACGGCACCGGGCGTCGACCATGTCCGTGCCTCCGCGGAGTCGGCGACGGCTCCGTCCTTCCAGCCGTCCCAGAGGGCGCGGGCCACCGTGAGGAACTCCTCGGCGCGCCGATAGCGGTCGGCGTGGTCGAGGTAGCCCCCGCGGCGGAAGTTGGCACCGGTCCAGGCGTTGTCGGTCGTCACCACGTTCCAGCCGGCGCGGCCCTCGGACAGCAGGTCGAGCCCGGAGAGGCGGCGGGCGAGGTCGGCGGGCTCGTTGAAGGTGGAGTTGGACGTGGAGACCAGGCCGATCCGGCGGGTGACCGCGGCCAGCGCCGCGAGCTGGGTGATGGCGTCCGGCCGCCCGGCCACGTCGAGATCGTGGATCCTGCCGTCGACCTCGCGCAGCCGCAGTCCCTCGCCGAGGAAGAACGCGTCGAACAGTCCGCGTTCGGCGGTCTGGGCGACCCGGCGGAAGGAGGCGGGGTCGATCTGGGAGCCGCTGTCGGGGGCGGACCAGATGGTCCAGTGGTTGACGCCCTGGAAGAACACCCCGAAGTGCAGCTGGGCGTCGGGCCGGGGGACGTCGAGGGGGTCGGTGCGGGTCATCGGGTCTCCTCCTGGACGGCCGCGGTGGCGAAGCGGTTGGCGGGGCGCTCCAGGCCCAGGGTCGAGCGCAGGGACGTGCCGGGCAGAGGGCGGGCGACGAGACGGCGTTCGGACAGGGCCGGCAGGACGAGGCGGGACAGGACGGGAAGGTCCTCGTCCAGCACCAGCGGATGCAGCCGTACGCCGTCGACGTGACGGCTCAACTCGCCCAGCAGTGCGATCAGTCGGTCTGCCGGACCGATGTGCCGCAGCCTTCCCCGATCGGTCCACGGGGCGTGCCGTTCCAGGTCGGCGACGCGCTCGGCGCCGGTGGCGTCAGGCGTGTCGAGCGCCACCTCGACCTCCGCGAAGACGCGGGGTGTGCCCGCGGCCGTGGCGGCCGTGGCGACTGCCGTCAGGTCGCGGCCCTCGACGAGGCCGACATCGAGCTGCGCTGCGGGCACCTGGCCGGTCCTGCCCAGGACGACGAGCTGCCCCTGGGGCGGGCGCGGCACGATCGCCGGGCCCTTGACGGCGTAGGTTTCTCCGGTGAAGTCGATGTAGTGGAGCCGTTCGCGATCGAGGTAGCGGCTCGTGGCCACGGACCGGATGACCGCGTCGTCCTCCCACGAGTCCCACAGGGCGCGGGCCACCTCCACCCCGTCCCGGGACTCCCGGGCCCGCGCGTCGGCGTCGGCGACCACGGGGCGGCCCCAGGCGCGGGCCGCCTCGGGGCGATCCTCCTCCGTCACCACCCATCCGGCGCGGCCGGCGGAGATGTGGTCCAGGGACGCCAACTGGCTGGAGACATGGAAGGGTTCGGCATAGGTGACCGGGACGACGGGCGCGATCCCGATGGTGCTCGTGGACGCCGCGAGGAAGGCCGCCCGCTCCACCGCGCCGATGCGGCCCACCGGATCCGGTGAGGCCCCGGGCGGCAGCACGCCGTCATCCAGGGTGATCAGTGTGAACCCGGCGTTCTCGGCCACGGCGGCGACCCGGGCCACGCGGCGAGGGGTGAGCAACTGGTCGGGCGAGTGGGCGGCGCGGCGCCAGGCCGCGGGATGGGCACCCTCGCCGTCGATCTCAACGGCGAGGTGCAGGGTGGGGCCGGACAAGGGGGAGTTCCTTCCGAGATGCACGCGAACTCGCGGCCGTAGGGCACAAGGCCTGCGGCCACGACGAGACGGCCGGCGGGACGGGCCGGCAAGGGTCAGACGTGTGCGGAGGGACAGACGGCGGAGGAGGTGCGGCAGTAGTCGACATGCCGCCGGGTGATCAGCCGCGCACCCGTGCAGGCACCCTGTGGTGCCGCGCCAGATACGCGCATCGAAGGCCTCCACCTGTCAGAAAATTGCTAGTTCAACGTATGTCGTCCGCCGGTGCGAGTGTCAAGGGCCTGTTGTCGAGGCCTCATGCCCCGGGCCCGGCCGGGCGCAGAGCTCCCGTTCCACTTCGGTCGGCCCGTCGTCGCCGTGACGGAGCCCAGGCCGTCCGCCCGTCATTTCATGCAGCTGCAACGATTCATCCCTCAACTTCCTGCTAGACATGATGGGGTGACCACCTCAGCGCTCCACCGCAGGCTGTACGTGGATCTGGCGCGTGTCGACGCCTCCGCGTGTCGATGCTTCTGACCTCGTCTCCGCCCGTTCCGCGTGAGGCGACCGCGCGCACGTCATCCCCGTAGGGCAGCACTGAGAGAGGAATGCCATGACCACGACTGTCTCGAGCCACGAGATACGCCGGGCCGGTCCGCGATTCGGCGCGGAGGTGATCGGCATCGACCTGAGGGCCGGCGTCGACGACGAAACCGCCGAGGAGCTGCGTCGGGCGTTCAGCGAGCACAAGGTGCTGGTGTTCCGCGGCCAGCACCTCACACCGGAGCAGCACGTCGAGGCCGTACGCATCTTCGCGGAGCCCTTCGACCACCCGACCGCGGTGAAGGACCCCACCCATCCGCTGGTCTATCCCTACGACGTCCAGCGCACCGGCAAGGCCGGCACCTGGCACATCGGGGGACTGTGGCGGCAGCCGGTCTTCGCGATCGAGTCGCTCACCTACGAAGTCGTGCCCGAGCTGGGCGGCCACACCCTGTGGGCCGATCTCCAGGCGGCGTACGACGACCTGTCCGAGCCGTTCAAGGAACTCCTCGGGTCGGTGGGCGCGGTGTACGACGCTCATGTCGCGAACTACGCACAGGGCAGCAAGCGCGTCGAGGTCGAGGAGACCGTGGAGCATCCTGTCGTGCTGGAGCACCCGGAGACGGGCCGCAAGGGACTGTTCATCAGCACCTCGGCGCGCGGTCTGACGGGTGTCACAGAGCAGGAGGGGAAGGCGCTGCTCGACTACCTGCTCAGGCACGCGTCCTCGCCCGACTACACGATCCGTTTCGGCTGGAACGCCGGTGACTTCGTGCTCTGGGACAACCGGGCGACCTGGCACTACGCCGTGGACGACTACGGAGACGGCGCCCGCGTCTACCGCAAAGTCATCGGAGTGGAGCCGGTGCGGCAGCCCGCGGCTTGAGGGAGTCCGCTGGGGTATCGGCAGTCCTTTCCGGGTAAGCCGCCGCGCCGACCAGTTCGATCAGGTCCACCTCACCGAAATCCTGCCCCCGCAGGTCGTGTTGACCGACTTCTCCCACCGGCTCGGCGGCTTCGGCCTCGGCGCCCTCCCGCTCGATGGCTCCCTGGACCCCCACCGCGCCAACCCCGTCAACCGGGACCTCGGCCGGCGCGTCGCGAACGACGACCGCACCGTCACGGACCCGCCCCAACAGATCGCCTGCCACATCGAGGAGTGGTTCCATGATCGCGCCGCCGACGGCTCTGACGTGATCTTCGCGTATCCGCCCGGCACCCCGGACGACTTCGCCGAGCCCGCACAGCGCCGCCGTGGCCACACGGTCCCCGAATTGCGCCGCCGCGGCCTGTTCCGCGCCCACTGCACGGGCCACACGCCGCGCGACCGGCGTGGTCTGCCGCGGCCGTCCCGGCGGGTGTAGATGCTTCCGGGAGAAGACCGCACCGCGCGGCGGGTGCTGCTGGTGTGCATGGCGGCGGGTGCCACGACCCTGCTGGACCAGGCCGTCCTGAACATCGCGGTCCCGAGCATGCGCGAGTCGCTCGGGGCGACCGGGGCGGATGTCCAGTGGATCGTGGCCGGGTACTCGCTGGCCTTCGGGCTGGCCCTCGTCCCCGGTGGCAGCCTCGGTGACCTGCACGGGCGCAAGCGTCCCTTCCTGGCCGGGGTGGCTGTCTTCCTCCTGGCCGGGGTGACGGCAGCCACGGGGGGAGGGCCCGGGACCCTGATCGGTGCCCGGCTGGTGCAGGGTGCCGCGGCCGGGCTCGTCAACTCGCAGGTGATCGGCACCATTCAGGACGTCTTCCACGGTCAGGCCCGCGGGCGTGCGCTGGGCCTCTACGCAGTCACCGGCGGCGTGGCCACGGCCCTCGGCCCGCCCCTCGGCGGTGCCCTCGTCGCCGGCCTGGGCCCCGAGGCGGGCTGGCGGTGCTGCCTGTTGCTGAGCTCACCGTGCGCGGTAGTCACCCTGCTCCTCGCGGCCCGCCGGCTGCCCCCGCCCCGGCGCACCGCACGCAATTCCCGACTGGACGTCCTCGGCCTCGGTCTGCTGTGCGGCTGCACGCTGACCCTGATGGTGCCCTTCATCCGCACACCCGACAGCGGGGGACAAGCACTTCTGTGGGGCACTGCGGTGTGCGCACTGGCAGCCGTCTTCGCCGTGCACCAACGCCTACGAGTACGACGCGGCCGTCAGCCGCTGGTGGACCGGGCGCTGACCTCGTCGAAGCCGTACCTGCTGGGCACGGCCGTCGCCATGGCCCAGTTCGGCTCCTCACTGGCAGCGTTCCTGGTCATCACCGTCTTTCTGCAGGACGGGCTCGGCCTGTCCGCCCTGCTCACGGCGGCGGTCACCCTCCCCGGGGCGGTTGGGATGGGCATCTCCTCGGCTCTCGCCTGGCGGCTGGTGCGGCGGATCGGACCCCGTACCGTGACGATCGGCCTGACCCTGGGAATCGGTGCCCTCCTGTCGGGGGCGGTCGTCGCGCTCTGCGTGCCGACGGCGGTGCTGCCCGTGGCTCTGGCCGGAACACAGCTGCTGTCCGGCGTTGCCGGAGGGCTCACGGTGTCACCCAACCAGGCCCAGGTGCTCCAGCACGCTCCGGCGGAAGCCGCCGGAGTGGGCGGCGGCATCCTGCAGATGGCCCAGCGCATCGCGGCGGCGGTCTGCCTCAGCGCCGTCCCCGCGGTGTACCTGCACGCTGCTTCCGGTCCACCGGGAGGCGGCCACCCGCGGGCCGGATACGCGCTGGCGTCCGGCGTCTGCGCCGGTCTGCTCGCCGTGGCCCTGCTGCTCTCCCGTCTGCGTCGCGCCGCCACGCCGTCCCCTCTCCAGGGAGCCGAACCGACCACGCGTGGCGCGGATGGCGCGCCCGTCGCCCGCCACGTCCCACCGACCCGCTCACCCCACCACACCCCAGGGAGGAACACGTGAGTTCGACCAGAACCCGCCCTGCCCTCGTCGTCCTGGACCCGACGGTCCTGCTGTCCGGGTCTGCCGCCGTGCCGCGTGCTTCGGCGGTCGACAATTCGCCTACGACTCATCTGCTACGACGCCACAGCCGAGGCCCTCGCGACTGCCGGGGCGTCCACCCAGAGCAAGGTCTCCGAGGCCAAGACCATCAGCGCCGAGCTGCCCGCCGCCGCCAAGAAGGACGGCAAACCGGAGTGCGGCATCGGTGCCCTGCCGGCCGGGTTCCCGCCTCGGCCTTGAGTCCCGACACCGCGGCGACCAGGCGGCCGAGGTCGGTCTCGGAGCCGGTAAGGGTCTTCTGGTCGTTGCCGACGTCCGCCTGTGCACCGAGGAGCGCAAGAAGTACGAGTTCGCCTCATACCGGCAGGACGACTTCGCCTTCGTCGGTGACGTCGGAGAAGGCCACGTCACCCTTGCCACTGTCGATCCCGACGAAGAGGTTCTCCCAGGTGGAGTTCTTGACCTCGCCCCTCGGCGCGGGCGCGAGCCTGCAGGGCCTGATCGCGGCAACGGCGAAGACGGACAGGGGACTCGCCCAGCCGCTAGCCGGCGCGATCAACCACCTGATCAAGAACGGTCAGTACGCCGAGTGGCTCAAGGCGTACAACCTCTCGAACGAGGCCGTCGCCAAGTCCGAGGTCAACCCGCCTGACCTGCCCCTCGACAATTCCTGACCACCGCGCACGGGGACTCCACCGCCGCCCCGCGATGGGTCCCCGCGTGCTGGACACCCCGATCCGCGACCCTGGAGACCGCCACACCATGTCCGTCACCATCCTCGACGCCAGCCCCTCGCACATCCTGGACAACCCCGCCTGGGCCGCGCTCACCGGCCCCCACGCCCACTTCGCCGAAAGAATCGGCCACGCCGCCCGCTATCACCAGGACGTGGCTCCCTTCTACGCCGTCTCCGACGAGGACGACCCGCGTGCCTGGGTCGACCTTGCCGCGCTCGTCGGCCCCGGCGGCACCGCCTCGGTGCGGGGCGTCACCGAGGCGCCGGATGGCTGGGAGGTCGTCGGCACGGGATACGGCGTCCAGCTCGTGGACACCGGCCTGCGTGCGGAGCCCGACCCCGAGGCCGTACGGCTCGGCCCCGACGACGTGCCCGAGATCCTCGACCTGGTCGCCCGCACCGAACCCGGCCCCTATCTGCCTCGCACCGTCGAGATGGGCACCTACCTGGGCATCCGCCACCGCGGCCGCCTGATCGCCTTGGCCGGCGAACGCCTCCATCCACCCGGCTGGACCGAGATCAGCGCCGTGTGCACCGCCCCGGGCTACCGCGGCCGGGGTTTGGCCACCCGTCTGGTCCGCGCCGTCGCGGCCGGAATCAAGGAGCGCGGCGAGCGGCCCTTCCTGCACGCCAGGGCCGACAACGCGAACGCGATCCGGCTGTACGAGTCGATCGGCTTCACCCTGCGCCGTCGTACGGCCTTCTCGCTCGTACGGCAGAGCGAAGCCGCCGTCCTGGAAGAAACGGCATAACAGCGCCGTTGTGTGTGTCGAACGCGATGACTTGGAGGTGGGCCACGTGACACGTGTACTGCGTGCCGTGCGCCTCCACAGCCGGCCCCACATCGACCTCCAGCGCGTGGCCGGCGCCCTCTGTTGTTCCTGACCCTTCCCCAGCCTTCGGCCGGGGACCCTCATCTGCCTGCGGTCGCCTCCGCCGTGCCCCCGCTCCGCGGGCCGGTGATCTCGTACGGACCTTCAGGAAGGCACCCTCGTGTCCTCAACTCCCTCTCCCCACCAGCCTCTTGCCGTCGCCTTTGAGGGCACCGGCCGGCACCCCGCCTCCAGGCGTGAGTCGGTTGCCCGCGCCCGGGACCTCATAGGCTCACCGGAGACGCTCGATGCCTTCGCCGGCAAGGTCGTCCCGCTCCTTCAGGAACAGGGCGTCTTCCGGACCGAGTACGAGAGTCCGACCCTGCGCCACCATCTCGGCCTCGCCCGCCCGGACGACGATCAGGACGAGCAGCGGGTGGCGTCATGAAATTCCTCGCCATCACGCTCATCGTGCACCGCCCGGATCCCGTCACCGGGGTACAGAAGCCGACCCACGACCGCTTCCGCGAGGTCCTCGACAACGCAGTTCTCGCCGAGGAGCTGGGCTTCGACGGTTTCGGTGTGGGGGAGCGCCACGAGCGGCCGTTCATCTCCTCCTCACCGACCGTCGTACTCAGCCATGTGGCCGCCCTGACGAAACGCATCCGCCTGTTCACGGCGGTCACGACGCTCAGCCTGCTGGACCCGGTCCGGGCATACGAGGACTACGCCACCCTCGACCACCTGTCCGACGGACGCCTCGACCTGATCATCGGCAAGGGCAACGGCGCCGCTCAGCGCGACCTGTTCCACGTCACGCCCGAGGACCAGTGGGACCGCAACGCCGAGAGTTACGAGGTCTTCCGGAAGATCTGGCGCCAGGACAAGGTCACCGCCGACACCCGCTTCCGTCCCCCGCTGACGGACGCCGAGGTCTGGCCGCGGCCGTACCAGCGACCGGTCCGGGTCTGGCACGGCAGCGCGACCAGCAAGGAGTCGGTCGACCTGGCCGCCCGCTACGGCGACCCGCTCTTCTCGGCGAACGTCACCCACCCCATCGAGCCGTATGCCGAGTTGATCCGCCACTACCGCGACCGGTGGGAGCACTACGGCCACGACCCGGCGCAGATCACCGTCGGCGCCGGCACGGCAGGTATCCACGTGGCCCCCACCTCGCAGGAGGCGTTGGCTGCGTACCGGCCGGTCTTCGAGTCCAATCTGGCGTTCTTCAAGAAGGCGGGCCTGCCGGTCGTCTTCGAGACCCTGGAGGACTTCGTCGAACGCAGCTCCGCTCTGATCGGCAGCCCGCAACAGGTCATCGACAAGGTGCACCGCTACCACGAACAGTTCGGGCACACCGTGCTCCACCTGCACGCCGACGCGAGCGGGCTGACGGAGTCCCAGCACCGGGCCTCCCTCGAGCTGTTCCAGTCCAAGGCCGCCCCCGTGCTGCGCCGCGAGATCCCGGACCCGCCGTTCGTATGGGGACCCGTGCTTCCGGCGCCACCGCTCACCCAGGAGTCCGTCCATGTCTGATACTGCCCTCGGCGTTCTCGATCTGGTCCCGATATCTTCCGGCTCGACGGCAGCCGATGCCCTGCGCAACTCCATCGACCTCGCACAGCAGGCCGAGCGCTTCGGATATGCCCGCTACTGGTTCGCCGAGCACCACCTCAATCCGGGCGTGGCCGGCACGTCCCCCGCGGTCGTCCTTGCCCTGACCGCATCCGCCACTTCCACCATCCGACTCGGCTCCGGGGCGGTGCAGCTCGGGCATCGCACGGCGCTCTCGACGGTGGAGGAGTTCGGCCTGCTCGACACGCTGCACCCGGGCCGCTTCGATCTGGGGCTGGGCCGCTCGGGCGGCCGCCCGCCGGGACAGCCGGCCGCACCCTTGCCGACGGCGACCCCGGTCGTCGACGGCCGCACCCCGAACGGCCTGCTGATCCCGCCCCGCTTCTCCTTCGAGCAGCTGCTCGGGTCACCCCGCATCGCGTTGCAGCGCAGGCTGCTTCTGCTGCCGGGCGCCGAGTCACAGGACTACGCCGAACAGATCGACGACATCCTCGCCCTGCTCTCGGGCACCTACCGCTCTCCGGAGGGCGTCGAGGCGCACGTCGTGCCGGGGGAGGGCGCCGACGTGGAGGTGTGGATCCTGGGCAGCAGCGGTGGTGAGAGCGCCGCTGTCGCGGGCCGCAACGGTCTTCGGTTCGCGGCGAACTACCACGTCAGCCCGGCCACGGTCCTGGAGGCGGTGGAGGGTTACCGGTCCTTCTTCCAGCCCTCCGAGTTCCTCGACAAGCCGTACGTCAGTGTCTCGGCGGACGTCGTCGTCGCCGAGAGCGACGCCACCGCCCGGGCACTCGCCACCGGCTACGGCCCATGGGTCCGCAGCATCCGCACCGCCGAGGGCGCCATCGAGTACCCGACGCCGGAGGAAGCGGGTGCCCACCCATGGACCGACGAGGACCGGGCCCTCGTCCAGGACCGCATCGACACCCAGTTCGTCGGCTCACCGGGCAGGGTGGCCGACCAGTTGGAACAACTCCAGGAGGCCACAGGCGCGGACGAGTTGCTGATCACGACGATCACCCACGACCACACGGACCGGGTCCGTTCGTACGAACTGCTCGCGGAGGAATGGCGCCGACGGGGTCACTCCTTCCAGCCGAGCTGATGTTCGGGAGCCCCAGAGCTCCCACCGACCGGCTGCACGCGACCGCTTCGGCGCGGCTCGTCTCGTCATCGCGCCGACAGCGGAGGACCCTTTGCGTGAAGACGACCACGCGAGGACGACCTCGTGTTCGTCCTTTGCCGCGGCGAGGGACATCTACCGCGAGCGCAGCAAATGGGGGTCCTTGGGCCGAAGACCGGGGGGAGGGCCGACGACGTTGAAGCACGACAGCACCGTGGTCCCCAGCCCCTCGGTCCACCCGGGGCGACCGGGACCGGCGGTCCAGCGAGGATCTGCAGCGCACCGCGAAGCCCGTGTCCGAGGCGCGTGTTCGTCGAGGGGGCACGAACTGGGCATGCAAGGGATCGGCATCCCGTCGGCCTCCGAGCACGCCCGGCTGACTCTGGCGGAGGGCAGGCGCCGCGCTCGGCCAGGCCCAAGAACTCCCCGGCCCGTACGGGCGGGCGCGATCGAGTCGCTCGATCTCGTCACCGCACATCGGTTCCTTGCGTGCGGTCTCGCACGATGATCTTGCCGATGTTCTCACCGCGCAGCATTCCCAGGAACGCGTCCACGATGTGCTCGAACCCGTCGACCACCGTCTCATCCCGTGCGAGCCGGCCGCTCTGCAGATGTGGAACCGCGAACTCGTACAACTCCTCCTGCAGATCGCGGTAGTTGCTCACCAAGAACCCCTCCATGCGAATGCTTTTCTCCACGATGTCCGCGTGGTTGAAGCGCGGCGGCGGGGCGTCGGGGGTGTTGTACTGGCTGATCGTGCCGATGCGGACGACGCGTCCGAACTCGCGCAGTGCTCCCACCGCGGCGGCCAGTTGCCGGCCGCCGACATTGTCGACGAACACATCGATGCCGTCCGGTGCGGCCTTGGCCAGCAGGGCCGCGGCGGGCCCGTCGTGGTAGTCGAAGACCGCGTCGTAGCCGACCTCCCGCGTGAGATGGTCGGCCTTCGCCGCCGAGCCGGCGCTGCCCACGAGCCGTCCGGCGCCGAGCAGCCGTGCGAACCGCCCGGTCGCCGTGCCGACCCCGCCCGCTGCGGCCGACACGAACAGGTCCTCACCCTCCCGGAGCCGGGCGATCCGGGTCAGGCCCACATAGGCGGTCAGGCCGGTGCCACCGAGGACGGACAAGTACGCGCTCAGGGGCACCCCGTCGAAACGGGGCAGCTGCCGGACCTCCTCGGGCGTGACGACCGCGTGCGTGCGCCAGCCCTTCCGGTGGAACACGATCTCTCCCTCGGTCAGCCGAGGTGTGCGCGAGGCAATGACCCGGCCGATGGCGCGGCCCTCAAGAGGTGCGTCGAGCGCGAAGCCGCCGGGCACGTCGTCCATCATTTCGCGGTGATAGGGGTCGACGGACCAGTAGAGGTTCTTCACCAGCGCGGTGCCGACTGCGAGGTCGGAAAGCGTGGACTCGACGAAAGTGAAGTGTTCGGCGGTGGGAAAGCCGTGCGGGCGGGCAGTCTGGTGCACGGTGAGCGCGGTGTCGTTCATGACGGGACCGTAGGGCGGGAATGCGTCTGCTGGGCAGCCGGTTGGGCTCATGCGACACGCCGTTCCATGAGCACTTCTCATACGTTGAGGTGAGCGCCCCGTGGCCCGCACGAACGAGTCCGATCTCGCCCCGCACGAACTTCGCGTCCTGGTGGCGATCGCGGACACCGGTGGCTTCTCGGCCGCGGCCGGGGCACTGGGCATGACCCAGTCCGCGGTCTCCCACTCGGTCCGCGGCAGCGAGCGCAAGATCGGCGCCGTGCTCTTCGAACGCGGCCGCGCCGGTGCCCGCCCCACCCCGGCCGGGGGACGGGCGGTGGCTTACGCCCGTCGCATCCTGCGTCTGCTGGACGTCCTGTCCGCTGAGGCCCGGAGTGCGGCGCGGTCCGACGTGGCCGAGGGACCACTGCGGATCGCGGCCTTCCGGAGCGCCGCTCTTCACCTCCTGCCGCCCGCCCTTGAGCGGCTGCGGGCCCGGCATCCCGGAATCGAGCCGCACGTGCGGATCGTACGAGAGGTGGGACGCGGTACCGCCGGCGAAGTGGCCGACGGGAAGGCCGACATGGCCATCGCCACCCTGGGCGGCTCTCTGCCGCTGCCTCCGGGCCTTGTCGCGCACGCACTCCTCGAAGAGCCGTACGCCCTGGTACACGCGGCGGGCCACGCCGCCCCGCGTTCGCTGCCGCTGGTCGACTGGGCCGAGAACTGCGGCTCCTACACCCGCGGCTGGTGGGCCGCACAGGACTGGATCCCGAACGCGACCATCGAGGCCGAGGACGACGGAGCCGTGCTCTCCTTGGTGAGCGCAGGTCACGGGATGGCTGTCATGCCCGCCCTCTCCTTGGTCGGAGCAGCGGACTCGGTCGGGATCACCGATCTGGGATCTGAGCGCCCGACCCGCCAGGTCGGCTACGTCACCGCCTCTGAACTGGCCGGATCCACCGTCGTACGCGCCTTCGTGAGGGAACTGCGGGCCACGGTCTCCCAGTGGGGTGAGCATGCTCCGCCCCGCGGCTCGATCAGGCCGCATGCGTGACCTGGGGGACCGCTGGTGCTCGACGGCACTGCGGCCAGGAGATCAGGAAGGCACCCGCACTCCGCCCACGTGTTGCGGTGATCACGCTCACCGCCGGGACGAGGAGGCGGCCTGCGCTCCGGTGCAGACCGTGGACTGGGCGGAGGACGCCCGGCCTCCGGCGGTTTCACAGGGCGCCATGACCAGTAGGGAGGGCCTCGGCGGCTACCTCGCCGACCGGGACTGGATGGCGCGCGTCCTCGGCGAGACCCATGCCCGCATGGACGAACTCGCCCGACCTTCAACCTTGGTACGGCGCTGCGGCCTGGCGGCCGCGCAGCTTGCTTGCGAGTCCGATGTTCTGGCCCGTGGGCAGCCATGGGAGCAGGGCGTGTCTCTGGAAGTCAGGGCGGGTCCGGCCGTCTGCCGTGATCGAGCCGGCGGACGGCCGGTCCAGTCCCGCGACCAGGTTGAGCAGGGTGGACTTGCCGCGGTCCGAGACCCCCAGGAGGGTGACGAACTCTCCTGGGGGGCGGACTTCGAGACGTGCTCGATGCCGGTGGCGTGTGTCACGCCGTGGTGTCCTCGGCAGCCTTGGCGACAGCGGTGGCCATGGTCGTCACCTGCTGGGAGTTGATCGGGGCCGGTCGGCGTTACTGGGCGCCGAGACCGGCGTCGCTGACCTCGGCCTTGCCGTCGGCCTTGAGGACCTTGTTCAGCAGGGTGAGGTCGTAGATGCCCGTCAGGTCGGGCTTGTCCAGGAGGCCGGCCTTGACCGCGTGCTGTGCCTCGGTGTTGAGGGTGGAGGCCAGCGGGTCGTCGAGGAAGGTGATGGACTTCCAGGCCGGGTCGATGACGGCGGCCGACAGCGCCTTGCCCGACAGCTTCTCCAGTGCCGTGTTGGCGGCCGCCTTCGCCTTGTCCGGGTTGGCGTTGATCCAGGCGTTGGTCTTCA is a genomic window containing:
- a CDS encoding NADP-dependent oxidoreductase; protein product: MNDTALTVHQTARPHGFPTAEHFTFVESTLSDLAVGTALVKNLYWSVDPYHREMMDDVPGGFALDAPLEGRAIGRVIASRTPRLTEGEIVFHRKGWRTHAVVTPEEVRQLPRFDGVPLSAYLSVLGGTGLTAYVGLTRIARLREGEDLFVSAAAGGVGTATGRFARLLGAGRLVGSAGSAAKADHLTREVGYDAVFDYHDGPAAALLAKAAPDGIDVFVDNVGGRQLAAAVGALREFGRVVRIGTISQYNTPDAPPPRFNHADIVEKSIRMEGFLVSNYRDLQEELYEFAVPHLQSGRLARDETVVDGFEHIVDAFLGMLRGENIGKIIVRDRTQGTDVR
- a CDS encoding LLM class flavin-dependent oxidoreductase, yielding MSDTALGVLDLVPISSGSTAADALRNSIDLAQQAERFGYARYWFAEHHLNPGVAGTSPAVVLALTASATSTIRLGSGAVQLGHRTALSTVEEFGLLDTLHPGRFDLGLGRSGGRPPGQPAAPLPTATPVVDGRTPNGLLIPPRFSFEQLLGSPRIALQRRLLLLPGAESQDYAEQIDDILALLSGTYRSPEGVEAHVVPGEGADVEVWILGSSGGESAAVAGRNGLRFAANYHVSPATVLEAVEGYRSFFQPSEFLDKPYVSVSADVVVAESDATARALATGYGPWVRSIRTAEGAIEYPTPEEAGAHPWTDEDRALVQDRIDTQFVGSPGRVADQLEQLQEATGADELLITTITHDHTDRVRSYELLAEEWRRRGHSFQPS
- a CDS encoding LysR family transcriptional regulator, encoding MARTNESDLAPHELRVLVAIADTGGFSAAAGALGMTQSAVSHSVRGSERKIGAVLFERGRAGARPTPAGGRAVAYARRILRLLDVLSAEARSAARSDVAEGPLRIAAFRSAALHLLPPALERLRARHPGIEPHVRIVREVGRGTAGEVADGKADMAIATLGGSLPLPPGLVAHALLEEPYALVHAAGHAAPRSLPLVDWAENCGSYTRGWWAAQDWIPNATIEAEDDGAVLSLVSAGHGMAVMPALSLVGAADSVGITDLGSERPTRQVGYVTASELAGSTVVRAFVRELRATVSQWGEHAPPRGSIRPHA
- a CDS encoding LLM class flavin-dependent oxidoreductase, with protein sequence MKFLAITLIVHRPDPVTGVQKPTHDRFREVLDNAVLAEELGFDGFGVGERHERPFISSSPTVVLSHVAALTKRIRLFTAVTTLSLLDPVRAYEDYATLDHLSDGRLDLIIGKGNGAAQRDLFHVTPEDQWDRNAESYEVFRKIWRQDKVTADTRFRPPLTDAEVWPRPYQRPVRVWHGSATSKESVDLAARYGDPLFSANVTHPIEPYAELIRHYRDRWEHYGHDPAQITVGAGTAGIHVAPTSQEALAAYRPVFESNLAFFKKAGLPVVFETLEDFVERSSALIGSPQQVIDKVHRYHEQFGHTVLHLHADASGLTESQHRASLELFQSKAAPVLRREIPDPPFVWGPVLPAPPLTQESVHV